The Deltaproteobacteria bacterium genome has a segment encoding these proteins:
- a CDS encoding YbhB/YbcL family Raf kinase inhibitor-like protein, producing MSSTAMSESLNLKISSPAFMDNGYIPVKYTCQGSDINPPLMFKNVPNNTESLVLIVEDPDAAGGTFTHWIMWGINPRIEEIKEHDVPQGAKQGMNDFGTNGYGGPCPPYGKAHRYLFKLFAINTVLHINGHITRREIEETIHSHVIARAMFTGLYKRQ from the coding sequence ATGAGTAGTACTGCTATGTCGGAATCGCTCAATTTAAAAATATCAAGCCCGGCATTTATGGATAATGGTTATATACCTGTAAAATATACATGTCAGGGAAGCGACATAAATCCTCCGCTCATGTTTAAAAATGTTCCTAATAATACGGAATCGCTTGTATTGATAGTAGAGGACCCCGATGCTGCAGGAGGTACTTTTACACACTGGATTATGTGGGGTATCAACCCAAGAATAGAAGAGATAAAAGAGCATGATGTCCCTCAAGGTGCAAAGCAGGGTATGAATGATTTCGGCACAAATGGATACGGCGGACCCTGTCCTCCGTACGGGAAGGCTCATAGATATTTATTCAAATTGTTTGCCATTAACACTGTACTTCATATAAACGGACACATCACAAGACGAGAGATAGAAGAAACAATACACAGCCATGTTATTGCCCGTGCCATGTTTACAGGTTTATATAAAAGGCAATAA
- a CDS encoding ferrous iron transport protein A: METIEKEPKTQNLKPLSHLKSGDEGIVKSFNGGIGLIKKFINIGIHYGSRVKVVNAAGGPIIISFGSTKAAIGKGAASKIIVEIVK, translated from the coding sequence ATGGAAACAATTGAAAAAGAACCTAAAACGCAAAACCTAAAGCCATTAAGCCATTTAAAATCGGGCGACGAGGGTATTGTTAAAAGTTTTAATGGCGGTATCGGATTGATAAAAAAATTCATAAATATAGGGATTCATTATGGCAGCAGGGTAAAAGTTGTAAATGCTGCGGGTGGACCTATTATAATTTCTTTTGGTTCTACAAAAGCTGCGATCGGGAAAGGTGCGGCATCAAAAATTATCGTAGAGATTGTAAAGTAA
- a CDS encoding NAD-dependent epimerase/dehydratase family protein, whose translation MSIHKNRVVALEPKSRVAITGISGYLGTLLSRLLVENKEVESITGIDLKEPSFKHDKIRFVKCDIRDRLLLKAIKGCGTVVHLTFVVQELRDKKLIYDINLNGTKNLLDACMINEPGKLVIASSVAAYGSVKRNSIITEDSELQGNRSSYYSDTKRIVEGMLDGFEKKNPEMIITRMRPSIFCGKNVNNFLRDVVKSPIITYIRGNPYGMPLVYEGDVAEAFYTAVIEDHHGAFNIHAGFLSVHRLSEILGKRAVGIPYRLAKILADLNFRLGISKFSSHWVELARYPMNISIAKAEKVLHWKPAKTPEQAFVEMMDSVKNKRR comes from the coding sequence ATGAGTATACATAAAAACAGGGTGGTAGCATTGGAACCAAAAAGTAGAGTAGCGATTACAGGTATATCAGGTTATCTCGGAACACTTCTGTCAAGACTTCTTGTAGAGAATAAGGAGGTTGAGTCTATAACAGGCATTGATCTGAAGGAGCCCTCGTTCAAACATGACAAGATCCGATTCGTTAAGTGCGATATAAGAGACAGGCTGCTATTAAAGGCGATCAAAGGTTGCGGCACGGTTGTACATCTCACATTTGTAGTCCAGGAGCTCAGGGATAAAAAACTGATATACGACATTAATTTAAACGGCACGAAAAATCTCCTTGATGCATGCATGATAAACGAGCCGGGGAAGCTTGTTATCGCAAGCAGTGTTGCTGCCTATGGCTCGGTAAAACGGAACAGTATTATTACAGAGGATTCAGAGCTCCAGGGCAATAGAAGCTCATACTATTCGGATACAAAGAGAATCGTGGAAGGCATGCTTGATGGATTCGAAAAGAAAAACCCGGAAATGATCATTACAAGGATGCGTCCCTCAATATTTTGCGGTAAAAATGTGAACAATTTTCTTAGAGATGTTGTTAAGTCCCCGATTATCACTTATATTAGAGGCAACCCGTACGGCATGCCGCTGGTATATGAGGGGGATGTTGCAGAGGCTTTTTACACTGCAGTGATCGAGGATCACCACGGTGCGTTCAATATACATGCCGGTTTTTTGTCTGTACACAGGCTGTCTGAGATACTCGGGAAAAGGGCTGTAGGAATACCGTACAGGCTTGCAAAGATCCTTGCTGATCTGAATTTCAGGCTCGGGATTTCAAAGTTTTCCAGCCACTGGGTTGAACTTGCAAGGTATCCGATGAACATAAGTATTGCAAAAGCAGAAAAAGTTCTGCACTGGAAACCTGCAAAAACGCCTGAGCAGGCGTTTGTTGAGATGATGGACAGCGTAAAAAATAAAAGGAGGTAA
- a CDS encoding acetoacetate decarboxylase family protein: MKGDLFKGIVQWDMQDAKGYKGKLPVFYYENTSMTAILTASTEKVMKYIPHPYMHPVEVFPGRCLVGFSMFEYRKTDIEPYNEFSISIIISFGKKPVPGITILSNMINRCFHAYVWHLPVTTERARYGGVELYGYPKFIADIAFKREKDHLECTLSEKGSKILTIRGKKQSTSQGKILRFKTYSIKDGVPLCANIYTNPIEFRQTMNRNAAELEIGPDHTICGELNGIGLSKKPLVFQYIPLNEMILFGPRNLIDD, translated from the coding sequence ATGAAGGGTGATCTATTCAAAGGTATTGTTCAATGGGATATGCAGGATGCAAAAGGGTATAAAGGCAAACTCCCGGTATTCTATTATGAGAACACATCCATGACAGCCATATTAACGGCATCTACAGAAAAGGTCATGAAATACATTCCCCATCCGTACATGCATCCTGTTGAGGTATTCCCAGGCAGGTGTCTTGTCGGATTTTCTATGTTTGAGTACCGTAAAACGGATATTGAGCCTTATAACGAATTCAGTATTTCTATAATAATCAGCTTTGGCAAAAAACCAGTACCCGGTATTACAATTCTGTCAAACATGATTAATCGCTGCTTCCATGCCTATGTCTGGCACCTGCCTGTCACAACAGAGAGGGCGCGTTATGGAGGCGTTGAACTTTACGGGTATCCGAAATTCATAGCAGATATAGCTTTCAAGAGAGAGAAAGATCATCTCGAATGCACCCTTTCCGAGAAGGGAAGCAAGATTCTTACTATCAGGGGAAAAAAACAGAGTACCTCGCAGGGTAAGATACTCAGGTTCAAAACGTACTCCATCAAAGACGGCGTTCCCCTGTGTGCGAATATATATACTAATCCGATCGAGTTCAGACAGACCATGAACAGGAATGCAGCAGAACTTGAGATTGGGCCGGATCACACAATATGTGGTGAATTGAACGGTATAGGGCTGAGCAAAAAACCGCTCGTGTTCCAGTATATACCTCTTAATGAGATGATTCTGTTCGGCCCGAGAAACCTTATAGACGATTGA
- a CDS encoding acyl-CoA/acyl-ACP dehydrogenase yields MDFEAEYGSIVANDKNAQEVLVKGREFRERYINPVADEIDKKMLLDPHYSPDDIIKNGCDYGFLSLPIPEFIGGGGKTILHSAILLEELCAGCSGIGNIFGAHYLGLSGLILGMDINQYDRFLYEVVQKEKQGKPVIFSAAVTEPMAGTDVEDAEFLPKAKLVTFAKRVKGGYVLNGRKVFISNGSIAKYNVVICALEKDRPLETWTGFTIPADAKGFSASRVELKMGQRAAHAAELVFDDCFVPRENRIGLEGKGMKMTEVILGASRAPVAAIATGIARGAYERTLEFAKNKKSGDGRLIDKQWVQMALADMYAKIRIARYSYLEAGKFFDDNITSSLMGHKMIINPVMRSLGIISRTGIGMKITSSDAFKKITTWYVEKKIKSVLAYTSLGLSSLSKFSCADTAINVCLNALEIIGNEGAEERNIVEKYLRDAKLTQIYEGTNQLNRYTVYKKLIKGD; encoded by the coding sequence ATGGATTTTGAAGCGGAGTACGGAAGTATTGTAGCGAACGACAAAAACGCTCAGGAGGTTCTTGTTAAGGGACGGGAATTCAGGGAAAGATATATAAACCCTGTGGCAGATGAGATTGATAAGAAAATGCTTTTGGACCCTCATTATTCCCCTGATGATATAATAAAGAACGGGTGCGATTACGGGTTCCTCAGCCTACCGATTCCCGAATTTATTGGCGGGGGCGGCAAGACAATTCTTCACAGTGCAATATTGCTTGAGGAGTTGTGTGCTGGATGTTCAGGTATAGGCAATATCTTTGGAGCACATTATCTCGGGCTGTCAGGCTTGATACTTGGTATGGATATAAATCAATATGACAGGTTTCTTTACGAGGTCGTGCAAAAAGAAAAGCAGGGTAAACCTGTTATCTTTTCAGCAGCAGTAACAGAGCCTATGGCAGGAACAGATGTTGAGGATGCTGAATTTCTTCCAAAGGCAAAACTTGTGACATTTGCAAAAAGGGTAAAGGGAGGCTATGTCCTCAACGGTAGGAAGGTATTTATAAGCAACGGGAGCATAGCAAAATATAACGTTGTAATATGCGCGCTTGAGAAAGACAGACCGTTAGAAACCTGGACCGGGTTTACAATCCCGGCAGATGCCAAAGGCTTTTCAGCAAGCAGGGTTGAATTGAAGATGGGACAAAGGGCTGCTCATGCTGCTGAGCTGGTGTTTGATGATTGCTTTGTACCGCGGGAAAACAGAATAGGACTTGAAGGTAAGGGCATGAAGATGACGGAGGTGATCCTCGGTGCATCCAGAGCACCCGTCGCTGCTATTGCAACAGGCATTGCAAGGGGTGCGTACGAAAGGACCCTGGAATTTGCGAAAAACAAGAAAAGCGGGGATGGAAGATTGATTGACAAACAATGGGTGCAGATGGCACTTGCCGATATGTACGCCAAGATACGGATCGCAAGGTACTCATATCTTGAGGCGGGCAAATTTTTCGATGACAATATAACCTCTTCGCTCATGGGTCATAAGATGATTATAAATCCGGTAATGAGGTCGTTGGGTATTATAAGCAGGACAGGCATTGGCATGAAGATCACATCATCGGATGCATTTAAAAAAATCACGACCTGGTATGTGGAGAAAAAAATAAAAAGTGTTTTGGCATATACATCACTTGGTCTGTCCTCACTTTCCAAATTTTCATGTGCAGATACTGCGATCAATGTCTGTCTTAACGCTCTTGAGATCATCGGCAATGAAGGTGCAGAGGAAAGAAATATTGTGGAAAAATACCTCAGGGATGCGAAATTAACGCAGATATATGAAGGTACAAACCAGCTTAACAGGTACACCGTGTATAAAAAACTTATCAAGGGTGACTAA
- a CDS encoding acyl-CoA/acyl-ACP dehydrogenase has product MNIDEMDIFLSSVDRFMKAGIAPYIDAMDLYPQKDRPFDVYDKLIKSGVMNIEEMGEELHNPGNIVRLLFTISGYCAGIGAFVGYTLAGEMLKKRYAPELVNKGTVGICMFEERDINIEYGKPDFHAVFSNGVVNGTKKSIIMGGDASFYAVFTKGEDGYYLAWIDRHAKNMKLSQPAGLLGIRTVSCIDAAFEATPVISGTKDGLDALLYAIAILSLFNSACAYATAGAGLKKAWEYTEQRYQGGWMIENYDAIKLMYSKNKALIESSKTAILSVADNFETSPSKSMQEFIRVKISATENAVKALLDAIQMHGGYGYMRDYGIEKRFRDAVTLSLLPVDNTRLSLMLTNSVRK; this is encoded by the coding sequence ATGAATATTGATGAGATGGACATTTTTCTAAGCTCAGTGGACAGGTTTATGAAGGCGGGAATAGCTCCGTATATAGATGCCATGGATCTTTATCCTCAGAAGGATCGACCCTTTGATGTTTATGATAAGCTGATAAAATCCGGTGTCATGAATATAGAAGAAATGGGTGAAGAGCTCCACAATCCAGGCAATATAGTAAGGCTACTGTTTACCATATCGGGATACTGTGCCGGAATTGGGGCATTTGTAGGCTACACACTGGCAGGCGAGATGTTAAAAAAAAGGTACGCACCGGAGCTTGTTAACAAAGGCACTGTAGGCATATGCATGTTTGAAGAGCGGGACATTAATATTGAATATGGTAAACCGGATTTCCATGCGGTGTTTAGCAATGGAGTTGTTAATGGGACAAAAAAATCCATTATCATGGGTGGTGATGCAAGTTTTTATGCGGTATTTACAAAAGGCGAAGACGGCTACTATCTTGCATGGATAGACAGACATGCAAAAAATATGAAGTTATCACAGCCTGCCGGATTGCTCGGTATAAGAACGGTTTCATGTATTGATGCGGCATTTGAAGCAACTCCTGTGATATCAGGAACAAAAGACGGACTTGATGCTTTATTATACGCCATTGCCATACTCAGCCTTTTTAATTCGGCCTGTGCATATGCAACAGCGGGTGCAGGGCTTAAAAAGGCATGGGAGTATACGGAACAGAGATACCAGGGCGGCTGGATGATAGAGAATTACGATGCAATAAAGCTTATGTACTCAAAGAATAAAGCCTTAATAGAATCTTCAAAAACGGCAATACTGTCTGTGGCAGACAATTTTGAAACCAGCCCTTCGAAATCCATGCAGGAATTCATCCGGGTAAAGATCAGTGCTACAGAGAATGCCGTGAAAGCCCTGCTTGATGCAATACAGATGCACGGCGGTTATGGTTATATGAGGGATTACGGCATCGAGAAAAGGTTCCGTGATGCTGTTACGCTTTCGCTCTTGCCGGTTGATAACACAAGGCTTTCGCTCATGCTTACAAATTCAGTAAGGAAGTAA
- a CDS encoding acyl-CoA dehydrogenase family protein — protein MDERITQEAMHFLEVTKKFVRDECLPVEDAIEESGKLPESLLNKMKSLGLFGLRIPEQYNGSGMNLLDYCYVLKELSKSHDAIRAIMSVNNGIGSMAIINNGTVKQKETYLPKLASGEAIAAFALTEPGAGSDASSIATTAWKTDGGWILNGMKHFITNAPIADIFTVIAVTDKEKRAKGGITAFIVEKGTKGHSIGNIHNTMGGKGWLQAEVIFDDCFVPDKNVVGNIGEGFKIAMKTLNEGRLSAAASAIGIGERLLSMGVEYSKLRKQFGKPIAEFEAVQWMLADSATELYAADRMLADTAYSFDKGEDIRMQSSMTKLFATESAFKVADRIMQVFGGMGFMKETKVERMFRDIRAYRIFEGTSEIQRLMIARKLLKD, from the coding sequence ATGGATGAAAGAATAACACAAGAAGCAATGCATTTTTTAGAGGTTACAAAAAAATTTGTAAGAGACGAATGCCTGCCTGTTGAAGATGCCATAGAAGAGTCGGGTAAACTCCCGGAATCGCTCCTGAATAAAATGAAATCCCTTGGATTGTTCGGTTTAAGAATCCCTGAACAATACAACGGGTCGGGCATGAATCTCCTGGATTATTGTTATGTATTAAAAGAGCTATCCAAATCGCATGATGCCATAAGGGCGATTATGAGCGTAAACAATGGAATAGGCTCAATGGCAATCATAAATAATGGAACGGTTAAGCAAAAAGAAACATATCTCCCAAAACTTGCATCGGGTGAAGCTATAGCCGCATTTGCTCTAACAGAACCTGGTGCAGGTTCTGATGCGTCTTCAATTGCTACAACGGCATGGAAAACGGATGGCGGATGGATATTAAACGGCATGAAACACTTTATAACAAACGCACCTATTGCTGACATATTCACTGTTATAGCGGTTACCGATAAAGAAAAAAGGGCAAAAGGCGGTATAACGGCATTCATTGTGGAAAAAGGGACAAAGGGACACAGCATAGGGAATATTCATAATACAATGGGCGGTAAAGGGTGGCTGCAGGCAGAGGTAATATTTGATGATTGTTTTGTTCCCGATAAGAATGTGGTTGGTAATATCGGCGAAGGATTTAAGATTGCTATGAAAACATTAAATGAGGGCAGGCTATCTGCAGCAGCCTCTGCAATTGGAATAGGTGAAAGGCTTTTATCTATGGGTGTTGAGTATTCAAAACTGAGAAAACAATTTGGCAAACCTATTGCAGAATTTGAAGCCGTTCAGTGGATGCTTGCCGATAGTGCAACAGAACTTTATGCAGCAGACAGAATGCTTGCCGATACTGCATACAGTTTTGATAAAGGTGAAGATATACGGATGCAATCAAGTATGACAAAGTTGTTTGCAACGGAATCTGCATTTAAGGTTGCGGATAGGATTATGCAAGTTTTTGGTGGTATGGGCTTTATGAAAGAGACAAAAGTAGAGCGTATGTTCAGAGATATAAGGGCATACAGAATATTCGAGGGTACATCGGAAATTCAGAGGCTCATGATAGCAAGAAAACTGCTAAAGGATTAA
- a CDS encoding NAD-dependent epimerase/dehydratase family protein codes for MKKVLITGATGFIGSNLLTANISKGNHVRAFVLPDDPDEQKLRDRGVEIFHGDIREYDAVRKAASGMDIIFHCAAVVTDWAPWKLFREITIGGAENVCKAAVDAGVSRLVDISTNDVFGTDESIIMDETCPLEPWGEPYPDSKIEAEKITWKYYNEKRLPVTMVYPCWAFGPGDKTFVPLLADSIIRHELIFWRKDVIVWPTYIENLVDLLLLISEDDRAVGNGYLVHDGESVTLQDFCKGIADTLGVKPINTHIPYFTAYAAAVIMEALWKIFNIKKRPLLTTYTVKNLGSRLKFSIAKTERELGWKPKVPFKQGFARTMEWLKTLDQKTLKQK; via the coding sequence ATGAAAAAGGTACTTATAACAGGGGCAACGGGATTTATCGGCAGTAATCTCCTAACGGCAAACATCTCAAAAGGCAATCATGTCCGCGCATTCGTTCTGCCCGATGATCCTGATGAACAGAAACTCAGGGACCGCGGCGTTGAAATCTTTCATGGGGACATAAGGGAATACGATGCTGTAAGAAAAGCTGCTTCAGGTATGGACATTATTTTTCATTGCGCTGCTGTTGTAACCGACTGGGCGCCATGGAAACTCTTTCGTGAAATTACAATCGGAGGTGCAGAGAATGTATGTAAAGCTGCTGTGGACGCAGGCGTATCAAGGCTTGTGGATATAAGTACAAACGATGTTTTTGGCACCGATGAATCCATAATAATGGATGAAACCTGTCCACTTGAACCATGGGGTGAACCTTATCCGGATTCAAAGATTGAAGCAGAAAAGATTACATGGAAATACTACAATGAAAAAAGGCTTCCTGTAACAATGGTTTATCCGTGCTGGGCATTTGGACCTGGTGATAAAACATTCGTTCCGCTTCTTGCCGATTCAATCATCAGGCATGAACTGATATTCTGGCGAAAAGATGTTATCGTCTGGCCTACATACATAGAAAATCTCGTTGATCTTTTATTGCTGATTTCAGAGGATGACCGCGCAGTCGGCAATGGCTATCTTGTGCATGACGGAGAGTCTGTAACACTGCAGGATTTCTGCAAAGGCATAGCCGATACGCTCGGTGTTAAACCTATTAACACGCATATACCATACTTTACCGCCTATGCAGCTGCTGTTATAATGGAAGCACTCTGGAAGATATTTAATATAAAGAAGAGACCATTGCTCACTACGTACACGGTAAAAAACCTTGGTTCACGATTGAAGTTCTCGATAGCAAAAACAGAGCGTGAACTCGGATGGAAGCCGAAGGTTCCATTTAAACAGGGGTTTGCAAGAACAATGGAATGGCTGAAAACACTTGATCAAAAGACCCTAAAACAAAAATAG
- a CDS encoding M28 family metallopeptidase, with amino-acid sequence MIDHIYNLSVKIGKRGTATEGEYGARDYIKNTFNNIGIKNSLEPFKTITSFSYPYILIYLMSVAGAIFLLLHHPVIAIVLTGLGAVTFFLENTSFELVAFLLPKKTSSNVIGYIHAAKEIKNRLIVTAHYDSSRSGIMFSPRFVRGFRNTFIGLVISLFLMFILTAMYWITHVVWLKFLVAILAIDPIVTVAMLIHREITGDYTHGANDNASGVGVLLGIAEKFKKEPLDDTELYLVATGAEEVGMVGMISFVKHHQKLLNDSLIINIDNCGAGHVSYIVEEGMMKKYAADHGMVAIADQLRNNGFDNVKPEVFTTMSTDALVPLSRGYKAMSIMAFDDEGILPNWHWKTDVFENVQPAAVDLAYRFVSALIMAIDSKA; translated from the coding sequence GTGATAGATCACATTTATAATCTCTCCGTAAAAATAGGAAAAAGAGGAACTGCTACAGAGGGAGAATACGGGGCAAGAGATTATATAAAAAATACATTTAATAACATCGGGATTAAGAATTCATTAGAGCCGTTCAAAACAATAACATCTTTTTCTTACCCTTATATATTGATCTATCTTATGAGTGTGGCCGGAGCGATCTTTTTATTGTTGCATCATCCGGTTATTGCGATTGTGCTTACAGGCTTAGGAGCTGTAACATTCTTTTTGGAGAACACATCTTTTGAGCTTGTTGCATTTTTGTTACCCAAAAAGACATCAAGCAATGTAATAGGCTATATACATGCTGCAAAAGAGATTAAAAACAGATTAATAGTAACCGCACATTATGATTCCTCCCGTTCAGGCATTATGTTCTCACCAAGGTTCGTAAGGGGATTCAGAAATACATTTATAGGTCTCGTGATATCTCTTTTTTTAATGTTCATTCTTACAGCCATGTACTGGATAACACACGTAGTATGGCTTAAGTTCCTTGTCGCAATTTTAGCGATCGATCCGATTGTAACGGTTGCTATGTTGATTCATAGAGAGATAACAGGTGATTACACGCACGGCGCAAATGATAATGCATCGGGTGTTGGTGTACTTTTAGGTATAGCGGAAAAATTCAAAAAAGAACCACTTGATGATACAGAGCTTTACCTTGTCGCAACAGGGGCAGAGGAGGTAGGCATGGTGGGTATGATATCTTTTGTGAAACATCACCAGAAACTATTAAACGACTCACTCATAATAAACATAGATAACTGCGGTGCAGGGCACGTCTCATACATCGTTGAAGAGGGCATGATGAAAAAGTATGCGGCTGATCATGGTATGGTTGCAATTGCAGATCAGCTCAGGAATAATGGGTTTGATAATGTCAAACCGGAGGTATTTACAACTATGTCCACGGATGCGCTTGTGCCGCTGTCCAGGGGGTATAAGGCAATGAGCATCATGGCATTTGACGATGAAGGGATATTGCCCAACTGGCACTGGAAAACGGATGTTTTCGAAAACGTCCAACCTGCGGCTGTTGATCTCGCGTACAGATTTGTATCAGCGTTGATAATGGCAATTGATTCAAAGGCTTGA